CAGCGATAGGCTATCAGCTATTCGCTCTCTGCGCTCCTTATAGCAGCGCCACCGTGCCCTTGCCCAGCGCCTCTTCCACCTCGGCCACGAACCCGTCGCTGGGGAGCACCTTCAGATCCGGGAGCGGCGTCGTGTCCGCTTCCAGGTCCGGTGCGAGGCAGAGGGTAAGGTAGATCGGGGCCGGACCCGGATGCCGCCGCAGGATCTGCTGGAGCTGGTCCAGACGGGACGCCGCTTCGGTCGCCTCGCCGATCCGCACGTTCACCTTGCTGACCGACCGGGCCAGCAGGTCCGTGAGGGATTCCAAGCGGAGGCCCTTGAGCCGCGTGCCCTTCTCCGCCCGGTCCACGGTCCCCGTCACCTGCACGACGCTCTCGGGCGCGAGCAGGGCGCCGGCGGTCCGGTAGAGGTCCGGGAACACGATCACCTCCACGAGCCCGTGCGGGTCCTCCACCTGGACGTAGGCCATCCGGTCGCCCTTCTTGGTGGTCATGACCTTGATCGTGGACACGATGCCGCAGAGCTTCACTTCCTTGCCGTCGCCGACCTCGGAGAGGTGCGCGGAGTTCGTGGTCGAGAGCCTTTCGATCGCGGCGGCGAAGCGGGCCAGCGGGTGGGCGGTGATGTAGAAGCCGGTGAGCTCCCGCTCGTGCTTGAGCCGCTGGGTCTGGTCCCACTCGGGGAGATCGGGCAGGGGCGGGTCGATAGTTTCCGCGGCGGCCGCTCCGCCGCCCACCGGGTCCCCGAAGATGCTGGTCTGCCCGTGGGCGCGCTCGCGCTGGACGGCGGCGGCCTCCTCCATGACCCGGTCCAGGACCGCCGCGAGCTGCGCGCGCCGCGCGCCGGAGGAGTCGAACGCGCCGACCTTGATCAGCCCTTCGAGCACGCGCTTGTTGACCTTGTGCAGGTCTATGCGCCGGCAGAAGTCGGAGAAGGATCGGAACCGGCCCCCCTCGTTCCGGGTCGCGATGATGGACTCCACCGCCCCCTCGCCCACGTTCTTGATCGCCGCCAGGCCGAACCGGATGCCCTCGTCCACGACCGTGAAGACCGTGTAACTCTCGTTCACGTCCGGCGGGAGCACGCGGATGCCGAGGTCCCGGCACTCCGTGAAGTAGCCGACCATCTTGTCGGCGTTCCCCATTTCGCTCGTGAGCAGGGCGGCCATGAACTCGGTCGGGTGGTGGGCCTTCAAATAGGCGGTCTGGTACGTGACGAGCGCGTAGGCTGCCGAGTGCGACTTGTTGAAGCCGTAGCCGGCGAAGTAGGCCATCAGGTCGAACAGCTTCTCGGCCTTCTTCTCCGAGAGGTGGTTCTTCTTGGCCCCCTGGATGAAGAGCGCCTTCTGCTTCTCCATCTCCTCCGGCTTCTTCTTCCCCATGGCGCGGCGGAGCAGGTCGGCTTGCCCGAGCGAGAAGCCGGCCAGGCGGTTGGCGATGGCCATGACCTGCTCTTGGTACACGATCACGCCGTAGGTCTCCTTCAGGATCGGCTCCAGCGCCGGCGGGTCGTAGGTGATCTGGGACGGGTCCCGCTTGCGCTTGATGAAGTCCTCCACCATGCCGCTCTCCAACGGGCCGGGCCGGTAGAGGGCCAGGATCGCGATCAGGTCCTCGAAGCACTCCGGCTTGATCCGCACCAGCAGGTTGCGCATGCCGGGGCTTTCCAACTGGAAGATGCCGGTCGTCCGGCCGGAGGCCAGCAGGGCGTAGGTGGCCGGATCGTCCAGCGGGAGCTTCGCGCTGTCCAGCGGCGAAGGCTGCCGCTCGTTGACCAGCCGGACCGCGTGGCTGATCATCGTCAGAGTCTTCAGGCCCAGGAAGTCGAACTTGACGAGCCCGATCTTCTCGACGTCGCCCATCGAGTACTGGGTGACGATTTCGTCGTTGGCCCCCTTGTAGAGCGGCACGTGGTCGGTGAGCGGGGCGTCGGAGATCACGACCCCGGCCGCGTGGGTGGAGGCGTGCCGCGCCAGCCCTTCCAGAGCCTTGGCGGTCTGCATCAGCTCGGCCACCTTGGGATCGGTTTCGGTCAGCTCCCGCAGGCGCGGCTCCTGGAGCAATGCGTCGTCCAGCGTGATGTTGAGCTGGTTGGGCACGAGCTTGGCGACCCGGTCCACGTCCGCGTAGGGGATCTCCATGACGCGCCCCACGTCGCGGATGGCCGCCTTGGCCCCGAGGGTCCCGAACGTGATGATCTGGCAGACGTGGTCCGCCCCGTACTTCTCGATCACGTAGTTGATGACCTCGCCGCGCCGGTCCATGCAGAAGTCCATGTCGATGTCCGGCATCGTGACCCGCTCGGGGTTCAGGAACCGCTCGAACAGGAGGTGATAGCCGAGCGGGTCGATGTCCGTGATCCGGAGCGCGTAGGCGACCAGGCTGCCGGCCGCCGAGCCCCGGCCAGGCCCGACCGGGATGCCGCGGGAGCGGGCGAAGTTGATGATGTCCCAGACGATCAGGAAGTAGCCGGCGTAGCCCATCGTGATGATCACGGTCAGCTCTTCCTTGAGGCGCGCCGCGTAGGCCTCGGGCGGGATCGAGCCGGGCCACTCCTTCAGCCGCTCGGCCAGGCCCCTGGTGGCCAGCTTCTCCAGGTAGCTCTCGCGGGTCTCGCCCTCGGGGACCCGGTACTGGGGGAGGTAGCTCTTGTTGAAGGCTAGGTTGAGGTCGCACTGCTCCGCGATCTTGCAGGTGTTCCGCACCGCCTCCGGCAGCTCCGCGAACTCGGCCACGATCTCCTCGGTGGACTTCACGTAGAGCTGGTCGGTGTCGAAGCGGAGGCGGCCCGGATCGTTGAGCGTCTTGCCGGTCTGGAGGCAGAGCATGATGTCGTGCGGGCGGGCGTCCTCCTTCTTCAGATAGTGGCAGTCGTTGGTCCCGGCGAGGGGGATGCCCAGCTTCTTGTGGATCTCGACCAGGCCTCGGTTGGCGATCTGCTGGTGCTCCAGCCCGTTGGCCTGTACTTCCAGATAGTAGTGGTCCGTGCCGAAGATCTCCCGGTATTCCCCCGCGGCCTTGATGGCCCCGTCCAGATCCTTCTGCCCGATCAGGTAGGGGACCTCTCCGCTGAGGCAGCCGGAGAGGGCGATGAGCCCCTCATGATGTTGCTGGAGCAGCTCCTTGTCCATCCGCGGCTTGTAGTAGAAGCCCTCCAGATAGGCCTTGCTGACCAGCTTGATGAGGTTCTGGTAGCCGGCCAGGTTCGTGGCCAGGAGAATCAGGTGATAGTAGTCGTTGTGGGCGAGATGGCTCTCCTTGCTCTGCCGGTTCCCCGGCGCCAGGTAGGCCTCGCAGCCGATGATCGGCTTGACCCCGCCAGCCTTGGCCTTCTGGTAGAACTCCACCGCTCCGAACATGTTGCCGTGGTCGGTGATGGCCACCGCCGGTTGGCCGAAGGCCTTGACCTGCTTGACGAGCGGGTCGATCTGGTTCGCCCCGTCGAGCAGGCTGTACTGGGTATGGAGGTGGAGGTGGACGAATTGGGCAGGCACGGGGGGAACCTCGACGGGGGAATTGTAATCGGAGGGGGGAAAGAAGTCAATGAAAGAGGTCCCGGCTGACGAACGGCGCCCGCGTCGGGTACCCGTTGCTCTTGATTGCAACGGGTGAACGGACGTGATGCGTCGGCCAGGCTGGTTTTCTCAGCCTTGCCGTTGGCCGCTCGCCTCATCGGATTTAGAAGAACGGCTCGCGGCACTCACATGCTCTCAACGTGCAGGTTCCCGCCGTGCCGCACGCCTCAGCGGGCATCCGTTCCATCCGGGTCAGCGCCTTGCTTTTCCTGGGGAAGCGGCCTAGACTTCGCTCATTAAGCGGTGGACCAACTTGCGGAGGCCGAGCGGCTGTTGGAGCGAAAATTTAGGATTGAGCCGTTCCCCCATGGTCTCAACGTGTCCGCTCCCGGATCGGACTTGCGCGTCCAGATTCAGACTGATCCCCGGTATCTTTCGTTCGTGGGTCGGGCGACGGTCAAGAATGTGTTGGGTCTGAGTCTGCCCGTGGCAAGTCCGGAAGACGTGCTGCAAGGCAAGCTGTGGGCGGTGGTGGACTCCGAGCGACAGCCGAGCAAGCGGCAGAAGGATCAGGCCGACATCGCGCGGCTGCTGGAAGCCTACCCTGAGTTGCGAAAACGGGTTCCCTCTGAGGTACTGGCTCGGCTGGTATGACCTGTGTTTGCTTTTCTCTCGACGAGTGTAGATTCCCACGCCCTACCGGGCGTGGCACTCTCAGAATTCAAGCTGCGCTTGTCCGGCGGCAAACCCGCCGGACCTTGCTCACACCCCCGTCCTTCCAGACGGGGACCTCTCGCTGGATTAGACTTCACCCATCCTTTCTCGCATTTGTCCATCCTTCCGTACGACAGGTGCCAAATATGACTCGCCGCACACTCCGCAAAGCGCTTGCCCTGGTATTGCAGACCAGTCTGGTGGTAATGCTCTCTGGTTGTGTGATGCCTCCTGAACGTCGAGACCCGTTTGTCACGTTAGCTAAGGCTGACACTTCCTATAGAAATCTGACGCTTGGGCTGGTTTTCTCGGACAACACGAAAAACGCCATCCAGTATGCGCACAAGTTGTATTCTGGAGGCTTGAAAAACTGGGTTGCCCCCATCGCCGAGAATACATTCCAAGACATCGCCGCTGTTTTCCAGAGGAATTTCAAGACGGCTATCAAGATCGAAAGGGCCGAGGATGCAAGAACCGTCGGCGCTGACTTGGTAGCTATCCTTGACATTTACGCGAAATTTCCGAATTCAAACTTTGAGGGCGCAACAATTGATGTGAACACCATGTTTTTGAAATCTGACAATGAGCAAATCGATTTGATTCGTGTCAAAGGGGTTGCCTCTCTTTCTCTTGACATGGGCATGGCCATTCAAAACGCTACGGATGAAGTGGTCAACAAATTGGAATCCGCCCTGCGTGGATCGGTAAAGTTGGCTGAATTAAACACGGCCAAGGCCGAATTTATGATCGCTGAGCGGCCAGCTACTCCGCCTGGTCCGGCGATCCCGGACAGCGATGTCGATCATGTGCGCGCAGTAAAGGTGTCCGCAAAAAAGTCCGCATATGCCGTAGTGGTCGGCATCGAGCAGTATCGGGAGAAGCTTCCGAAGGCGGACTTTGCGGATCGGGATGCAACCCTCATGGGCGAGTATCTGACCAGGGTTCTGGGGTATCCGGAAGAAAACGTGATCGTGCGTGTTAACGCCAAGGCCGCCAAGACGGATTTGGAAAAATACTTCGAAGGGTGGTTGCCGAACAACGTGGAGAACGACAGCTCGGTCTTCATCTATTATTCCGGGCATGGCGCGCCGAACCCAAAGACCGGCGAGGCGTACCTCGTGCCCTACGACGGCGATCCGACCTTTGTGGAGAAGACCGGTTATCCGCTCAAACGGCTTTATGCGGCGCTCGACAAGTTGCCCGCCAAGGACGTGACGGTCGTGCTGGATTCCTGTTTCTCCGGAGCAGGCGGACGGTCGGTCCTTGCACAAGGGGCCAAGCCGATGGTGCTCTCCGTGGAGAATGCCATCGTGGCCGGCGGAAAGACCGTGGTCTTGTCCGCCAGCGCCGGGGATCAGATTTCCAGTGCCTACTCGGAGAAGGGCCACGGGCTCCTGACCTATTTTTTCCTCAAGGGTCTGCAGGGGGAGGGCGATCTCAACAAGGACGGCACCATCGACCTAGCCGAGCTCTACGAGTACGTGAAGCCGCGGGTCCAGAAGGTCGCCCGCAAGCAGTTCAACAACGAGCAGACGCCGCAATTGCTGGCGAGTCCCGATCTTCTCCGCAAGGGCGTCGGCCGTCTGGTCGAGCGCGCGCAATAGTTGCTCCGCTCCCTCTCAGGCCCCTGATCTCGCCTTGAAACTTCCGGAAGGCATCTGCTATTCTGGCACGCAGTTTTTCTCGCTGATGGCTGACGGCTGTTGGCTATTAGCTTCTTCGAAGGAGCAGTCATGGCTGCGATCAAGCGGGCGTTGATCAGCGTGTCGGACAAGACCGGCGTCGTCGAGATGGCCAAGGGGCTGGCGGCTCTGGGTGCCGAGATCCTCTCGACCGGGGGCACGGCGAAGGCGCTGCGGGACGCGGGCGTAGCCGTCACCGACGTGGCCGCCTATACCGGCTCGCCGGAAATCCTGGATGGCCGCGTGAAGACGCTCCATCCCAAGATCCACGGAGGCCTGCTGGGGCGCCGCAAGGACCCCAAGCACGCGGCCGAGATGCAGCAGCAGGGGATCGGACCGATCGACGTCGTGGTGGTGAACCTCTATCCCTTCGAAGCCGCGATCGCCAAGCCGGACTGTACCTTCGACCATGCCATCGAGAACATCGACATCGGCGGGCCCTCGATGCTCCGCTCCGCCGCCAAGAACCATGAGGACGTGCTCGTCGTCGTAGACCCGGCGGACTATACGAAGGTGCTGGACGCCCTGAAGGCCGGGTCGGTCACGCCGGCGCTGCGGCGGGAGCTGGCGGCCAAAGTCTTCCAGCACACGGCCCGGTATGACAGCCTGATCGCCGGCTATCTGGAGAAGCAGGCCGCGGGCGAGTCGGCCAAGTTTCCCGCGATCCTCTCGCTCCAGTACGAACGGGTGGAGATGCTGCGCTACGGGGAAAACCCGCACCAGCAGGGGGCCTTCTACCGGGAGCTGGGCGCGAAGGAGCCTTCCGTCGCACGGGCCAAGGTGCTGCACGGCAAGGCGATGTCCTACAACAATTATTTGGACGCCAACTCCGCGCTCGAGCTGGCCAAGGAGTTCGACGGGACGGCGGCCGTGATCGTCAAGCACAACAATCCTTGCGGGGTGGCTCTGGGAGCCAGTCCGGTCGAAGCCTACGTGAAGGCCCGTGAGACCGATCCAGTGTCGGCTTTCGGCGGCGTCATCGCCTTCAACCAGCCGGTGGACCTAGCCGCGGCCAAGGAGATCACCTCGACCTTCGTGGAGGTGGTCGTGGCGCCCGGTTATGCGGAGGACGCGCTGGCCGAGCTCAAGCGCAAGAAGGACCTGCGGCTGTTGGACATCGGGCCCCTGACGCTGACCGTCCGCGACGGGCTGGATCTCAAGAAGCTGGTCGGAGGGCTCATCGTGCAGGACCGGGACTTTGGGACCCTGGGCGACCTGCACGCGCTCAAGGTGCCGACCAAGCGCCAGCCGACGGAGGAAGAGTATGCGGTCTGCGCCTTCGCCTGGAAGGTCTGCAAGCACGTGAAGTCCAACGCGATCGTCTATGCCCGGCCCGGCCAGACGGTCGGGATCGGCGCCGGGCAGATGAGCCGGGTGGATTCGGTCAAGCTGGCCGGGATGAAGGCGGTGCTGCCGGTGAAAGGCTG
This portion of the Nitrospirota bacterium genome encodes:
- the dnaE gene encoding DNA polymerase III subunit alpha; amino-acid sequence: MPAQFVHLHLHTQYSLLDGANQIDPLVKQVKAFGQPAVAITDHGNMFGAVEFYQKAKAGGVKPIIGCEAYLAPGNRQSKESHLAHNDYYHLILLATNLAGYQNLIKLVSKAYLEGFYYKPRMDKELLQQHHEGLIALSGCLSGEVPYLIGQKDLDGAIKAAGEYREIFGTDHYYLEVQANGLEHQQIANRGLVEIHKKLGIPLAGTNDCHYLKKEDARPHDIMLCLQTGKTLNDPGRLRFDTDQLYVKSTEEIVAEFAELPEAVRNTCKIAEQCDLNLAFNKSYLPQYRVPEGETRESYLEKLATRGLAERLKEWPGSIPPEAYAARLKEELTVIITMGYAGYFLIVWDIINFARSRGIPVGPGRGSAAGSLVAYALRITDIDPLGYHLLFERFLNPERVTMPDIDMDFCMDRRGEVINYVIEKYGADHVCQIITFGTLGAKAAIRDVGRVMEIPYADVDRVAKLVPNQLNITLDDALLQEPRLRELTETDPKVAELMQTAKALEGLARHASTHAAGVVISDAPLTDHVPLYKGANDEIVTQYSMGDVEKIGLVKFDFLGLKTLTMISHAVRLVNERQPSPLDSAKLPLDDPATYALLASGRTTGIFQLESPGMRNLLVRIKPECFEDLIAILALYRPGPLESGMVEDFIKRKRDPSQITYDPPALEPILKETYGVIVYQEQVMAIANRLAGFSLGQADLLRRAMGKKKPEEMEKQKALFIQGAKKNHLSEKKAEKLFDLMAYFAGYGFNKSHSAAYALVTYQTAYLKAHHPTEFMAALLTSEMGNADKMVGYFTECRDLGIRVLPPDVNESYTVFTVVDEGIRFGLAAIKNVGEGAVESIIATRNEGGRFRSFSDFCRRIDLHKVNKRVLEGLIKVGAFDSSGARRAQLAAVLDRVMEEAAAVQRERAHGQTSIFGDPVGGGAAAAETIDPPLPDLPEWDQTQRLKHERELTGFYITAHPLARFAAAIERLSTTNSAHLSEVGDGKEVKLCGIVSTIKVMTTKKGDRMAYVQVEDPHGLVEVIVFPDLYRTAGALLAPESVVQVTGTVDRAEKGTRLKGLRLESLTDLLARSVSKVNVRIGEATEAASRLDQLQQILRRHPGPAPIYLTLCLAPDLEADTTPLPDLKVLPSDGFVAEVEEALGKGTVALL
- a CDS encoding nucleotidyl transferase AbiEii/AbiGii toxin family protein, which produces MDQLAEAERLLERKFRIEPFPHGLNVSAPGSDLRVQIQTDPRYLSFVGRATVKNVLGLSLPVASPEDVLQGKLWAVVDSERQPSKRQKDQADIARLLEAYPELRKRVPSEVLARLV
- a CDS encoding caspase family protein, with protein sequence MTRRTLRKALALVLQTSLVVMLSGCVMPPERRDPFVTLAKADTSYRNLTLGLVFSDNTKNAIQYAHKLYSGGLKNWVAPIAENTFQDIAAVFQRNFKTAIKIERAEDARTVGADLVAILDIYAKFPNSNFEGATIDVNTMFLKSDNEQIDLIRVKGVASLSLDMGMAIQNATDEVVNKLESALRGSVKLAELNTAKAEFMIAERPATPPGPAIPDSDVDHVRAVKVSAKKSAYAVVVGIEQYREKLPKADFADRDATLMGEYLTRVLGYPEENVIVRVNAKAAKTDLEKYFEGWLPNNVENDSSVFIYYSGHGAPNPKTGEAYLVPYDGDPTFVEKTGYPLKRLYAALDKLPAKDVTVVLDSCFSGAGGRSVLAQGAKPMVLSVENAIVAGGKTVVLSASAGDQISSAYSEKGHGLLTYFFLKGLQGEGDLNKDGTIDLAELYEYVKPRVQKVARKQFNNEQTPQLLASPDLLRKGVGRLVERAQ
- the purH gene encoding bifunctional phosphoribosylaminoimidazolecarboxamide formyltransferase/IMP cyclohydrolase — translated: MAAIKRALISVSDKTGVVEMAKGLAALGAEILSTGGTAKALRDAGVAVTDVAAYTGSPEILDGRVKTLHPKIHGGLLGRRKDPKHAAEMQQQGIGPIDVVVVNLYPFEAAIAKPDCTFDHAIENIDIGGPSMLRSAAKNHEDVLVVVDPADYTKVLDALKAGSVTPALRRELAAKVFQHTARYDSLIAGYLEKQAAGESAKFPAILSLQYERVEMLRYGENPHQQGAFYRELGAKEPSVARAKVLHGKAMSYNNYLDANSALELAKEFDGTAAVIVKHNNPCGVALGASPVEAYVKARETDPVSAFGGVIAFNQPVDLAAAKEITSTFVEVVVAPGYAEDALAELKRKKDLRLLDIGPLTLTVRDGLDLKKLVGGLIVQDRDFGTLGDLHALKVPTKRQPTEEEYAVCAFAWKVCKHVKSNAIVYARPGQTVGIGAGQMSRVDSVKLAGMKAVLPVKGCVMASDAFFPFRDGVDAAAQAGITAVIQPGGSIRDQEVIAAADEHGLAMILTGMRHFRH